ATATCACAGATTGACACAATCAAATGAAACAGATGGGAGAAGAGCACATAATaaagagtgtgtgtgtgtgtgtgtgtagaaTTCACAATTTCCAAGTAAGACTAAAAGCACGCCATATTGCTAATTGAAATTGTAAGTCACTAAATAAATGATAAATTGACAACAAAATTAGAGATACAAGACTTTGGCAATTCTGGACATAAGTTAGTAAATCAATAACAAAGCCTAACATTTTAACACAGTTTAATGGTAAACTACGTGGAAGAAGGAGTGGGGGGGCCCCCTAAAACCCAAGCTTTATGCATACAAACATAATATTGAATCCAATGAAGGACAACCACATGATTCCATAATGCTTCTTCCTTTTTTCTAACAATGATGCTATCATTCCATTTTATTATCACAGCCCATATTCATTTATATCTCACTCTAACCATTGCACACCACGAAAATGATGACTCCTTCCCACTTCATGGTACAATTAATGGTCGCAAATACCACAGGGATAAATCATTTTCCAAAAGTTCCCTAAAACCAAGCTCATTTACTGCTCCATCTACTTCTACTTGTAGATAATAGGTCAATATAACAGAATATAGTCACAGCACAGCACTTCCCCACCAAGGCCATGACATTCCACCACAGTCTCATTTCTACTCCCAATTATTATAGAAGTTTGTGTGTCTAATATTTGGTTGTCAACATATTCACAAGAATCACAACAGAGATAGCATTGTCCCCTATGTAACAACTAGAGTAGAAATCAACATTTTGACTTCCCAAAGAGAAGCGGTCCAAGCAACACCAATTAAAAGACCACAATTGAACTCAAAACACATCTTAAAGCATGTCTAATGTTTGTTCAGCGtccttaaaaatattatataagaaCACAAGTATTTAAACATAAAGGAACTGAATACAGGAGTGGATTGTCTGATACAAGCCATTAGTTAGTGCAATTAAGAACAATACAAAAACAAGTATGAGTAAAGATTCACACCTAAAAGGAAAATGATTTATACTTACATAACAAAAAGATTGAGAAAAAGAAAGAATCCCACACTTAACAAAGCCTTGCTACACTGCAACTATACTACAACAAAGTAGAGCTTAAAGCAACATTATATAAAACATGCAAGTAAAACTACTATTTATGACTAATAAGCAATTATCTTGCTAATAGCCAAGTTACAATTAACCTCATAAATGCAGTGTCAAACCCACTTCTAAAACAAACAGCATCATATCAAACCAAATATTATTAAAGTAAAATTATCTCAAAGGTAAAACTTTGCAACAAAATGGACGAACACACGACATTACTCAAAAGGACAGCTTTATACCTCATAGAAAAATAGATACCGCATAAAGGAAATAACGACTACAAGAAGCTCCCCAATTAAAGAGAACAACTAGGCTACGTCACAATTAACAGGCAGAGATAATCTCATAAATATATAGAGAAGGGGACAAAGAACATATACATATCTCAACTGCATgaattagagagaaagagagagagagggggccaGGGGAGAGGGAATCTGGCAGCTTGAGATGAATGCAAAACTCCTACTTAATAGCATCCGTTAGAACTTAAAAATAATTATCCTAGATCATAATGATTTAGCTAGAAATTTGAATACCTACTTCAATACACTATATAACTAGCCAAATGTAGCAAACTTTGCAAATAATTCATTGATTAAGCTGGTTCATAACAAAATGTCACAATTTTTAACCATATATGCTCTGGCTAACAGACATGCTAACTCAAGATTATATGGTATTACAAATAACGGGGGAAAATATAATCGTAAAACAAAGAGAGCATAAGGATAACATATCAGAACAAACCCTAAAGCTACcacaagagagagagaaagagagagagagagagagagagagagagagagagagagagatcattCAACGCCCCAGTAACATGCACATTATCACATACAACTGGTAAACTAATATCCCAAAGAATACTACAAAAGGAACTGACTGCAACTAACTTTGCAGATCACTAAAGCACTGGAAATGAGAACTAGTTTTATTCTGCATTTCTACATAAATAACACATACTAAAATTGCATCGACTATCCAAGCTTAGCCAATGAAGTGAACAACCAGCATTTTGTTTTGTAAAGTAAGCATATATATCTAAGCAAGCCTGATGAACTTATTATATAAGTTGTGCATCATCGAGAAGAAATAAATAGAGGAGAATGAGGGAAAGCAGTAGCTAACGATAATTATTCAGAATCTCCATTGCAAGGGCAATAACTTTCATCAAATCACCCAATCAAAAGAAAAGATAACCCAAGCGCATCAGAAAACTGCTCAACAGAAAAGCAGTATTGAAAATTAACCAAAGCTCTTAGCCAGAATTGGTTGCAAGTTACCAACATGAACCGTCAAAAATCTTCATTTCTTGAAGTAATGTATCTAATTTCTAATTATGCTTAAAAACACTAACACCCCTCCTCTtgtaaatataacaaagaaagtgCAAGGTAAATGACTAAATTCACGCACAACCATGCTGACTAAATTCACACACAACCATGCTGTAACCCTACACTAATTTTTATGCCAAAGCACAACCTAagatatccaaaaaaaaaaaagaaaaccttCCTGAGACAGCCAAACGCTCATTTATGCTCTCTCAGAACTCACATAAGCATTTCCATAAATGAAACTCGAAAAGTTGCTTGTTACAGTAATATGCAGTAACCAATACACAAAATAATAGGAAacaatcacacacacacacacacacacacacacactctaaATACTGCAAACCTGCCACAGGCCAAACACTGAAGGCGACCCTGCTTCCCGTCCTCCAAGTAACGGTTTCTCTCCGCCTCAGTCTCATTAATCACCTTAGTGAAATGCAAAAAAGCCTTCTTTAGTTTATTCTGGTCCACTTCAAGATGATTATTGATAACACCTACACTATCACCTGCAATCCTAATATATTTTCCCGCTCTGGATTCATCACTTAAATTTCTCCTAAAAGGGCTGCTAGTCCCCGCCAAAAATTCACCGCGATAATCAGGTCCCGGATAAAGCCCGTTGGGCTTATTCCCAAACCTGAATTCCTCCTCACCGCCATCATATTTCCTCTTCGTAGAAGGGTTATGATTTTGATTATTATCGCGAAAGCCTAACCCTTCAGGACTCATTGGAGGGAAGCGGTGACCACTGACAGCACCGGGGAAGTCGAGAGTAGGTCCCATGGGAAGGAACCGCGGGGGTAGAGGTGGACGAGGAGGGAAGTCTTGGTAGTCGGGGGGCAGAGCGAAGTAAGATCGGACGCTACCGTCGGCGAGGACAATGGTACGACGCTCTAGCATGTGAAAACCGTAGGTGGGAGGAGGAGGCGGGCCCAGGTCCGGCAAAGGGAATGAGCGTCCCGGCAGAGCAGAAGCTGGGTCCGACGGAAGAGCGGCGGAAGTGGGCTTGGGTGATGGGCCTGTGTTGGGCTTAGGCGAAGGATTTGAATTCGAAGCGGGTTTAGCTGGTTTCTTGTCGTTGGATTTGGAGTCCGACGACGGATTATTGGCGGTGAAAGTGGAGGATTCCCAACGGGATTTGCGCTGGGAAGCAGAGGAGGAAGGCTTATCGAAGGAGGATTTGGGATCCGAGCCACCAGCCATCCTCGGGAAGCGGGTGGAAATAGCTAGGGTTTTCCAAAAGATGATACTATTGAAAGAAAACTGAGAGAAAATTCACGTGCTTAATAGAGATATTAATAGCAGATTGGTAAGATGGCACTGGCAGGCTGCGTCGATGTTCAGACTTCAGAGGTCAACAGATGCGCTTGTTGGCTATTAATCTGGGCACTAAAAGCAAAGATGCTGAGAAGTGGGACTGCGGGAGCTCAGAGGAGTGTCTAATGACCCAAACACCCCTCAAGCTGTCCAAAATCGACAGCTTAAATGACGTCGTTTTATCGGGCCCGTATCTTCGGTGGCTAATTTATCCTTGATTTTATGTTAAATGGCTCCTGGATCCATATGGATAAAAGCGTTTCAATTGAATGGAGAACAGTACAGAGGCAGGAATTGGAAGCTTAAGTCTGTGTGCGGAGAAGGAACCATGCTGGTATCTTGCTTTCTCCTGTTTCTTATATGTTTTGGTTTCATTGtgtgtgtatatgtatatatatatatatatatgttatgtgATAAGGTAGCAAAATTTCAGGAGATTGTTTTTGGTTTAAGGGAAGCATTGGATTTAGCTGCTGAATTACCAGGAACAAGAAATGGCCATGATTCTTGCAGCAAAGGTGTTCCCTTTGGATAGTTGCCAAACATAGAGAAAAACCTCAAAGCCCAAGAGCCACTGCCTCTGTAAGCAACAACTATCTTAAATCTTGCTAAGACTAAGTTTTATCGATGCCTACGATTTCAGTAGTTACTGCAAAAACCCATCAATGTGTAGTCTGGACTATTGATGAATGCTGAATCATTCTTGTTAGGTAAGAAGATTGCAATTATATTATCATAGTACAAAATTATACCCATTTCCATCTTTTATCTTCTATTTATTTATCCATGATCCATCCACACCAATAAATCAGAATCAACAACTGAGTCTCAGCGATGGATCGAGTTGTTGTTGCCAACCTTTTGTCTTAACAGCTTTTTGCAACATAACAGGTATACTGCAATTGAGGTGTAATTCTGTTCTGTCATATCTCAAGATGCTTCTTCGAGTCGTCGGCTTATTCTAATCTGTAGCGCTTCATTTCTTGCCATTCAGAATCTAAATTGCATTTCAACGCCATTAAAGAGGAATCAAAAGATCTAGAGGAAACAGATGGAGTTGTTGGGGCCATTAAATCATTGTTTGTTCCTAATGAGAAAACAAAATCTGGGAAACTATTGCCAAGGGCTTACCTGAAGTCAGCAAGAGAGGTTGTAAAGACACTGCACCACTTCCTGAAGAGTTCATGTTTGTGATATTGAACGATTTAAGTCCGGCTGAAGAATTTTTGTAATAGATGAGCAACTTGAGTTTATAAAAATAGAAGAGCTAAAATTGAATCACCACTTTCTCATGCACTAGTGCTTAGTTCAGACATCAATCATCATTCATAACCTCAACAAGGAGAGTGTAATTAACTCGTTTTTGAATGCTGATGCAAGCCAATGAGGAGCTAACGTTAGTCATTAATAGTTGTCTTGCTGACGCCATCTTTGCTGAACTTGATTGCACAATAAGTGGAGCCTCTCCAGTTATTTTGAGCTTTTTGTTCCAGTGAAGGATTTTTTGAATGGCAAAACAGGATTTGAATGGTCGTGGTTAAAGCGAGCAAGCAAAGGGGTTTGGATGGATCTCAATAGAGGCAAAGGAGAATGAACCGAGAAAAGGAGGGTGGGTGGATCCGGGATCCCAATCAAAAGCAGAGAAGCAAAGGTTGGGGGTGGGGTGGAGGAAGAACTGGGAAAGGGGGTTGGCTCTCGATAAGAAGCAGAGAAGAAAGGGAGGGTGAGAATAGCATGTCAGTGATGGCGGTGGTCGAGAAggagaaatgattttttttttcctcccaACATGATTGTAAGTGAATGGCGTTTACAAAACTAACATTAATTTGTATTGAAGAAAAATGAGCCCTTTTCAATTGCAATTATACATTAACATTAGTGGGTGATTTGAACAATTATTATGGCTATGAATCTTGAAGGATAATAGAAATAAAACAAAACAAATGAATGGTAGCTGCACTGCAGATTGAGCATTATTCCTACAGCATTACGCAAGCGAAACAAAAGGAAGAAACTCTCTCTACTTGTTGGACAGAACAACTACGAGTCGCACCTCCTGACTAGAAATCTCCGATGATGAATTCTAGCACTAGGTTCATCCAGGGCAAGCCTTTGAAATCCCCATCTACGTTTAACTCGATGCAGAACCCGCCACAGATAAGGGAATACGCCTGCGTATTTTTCCAGAGCGTCTCCTTGCATCTGGCTACTGGATCTGCCTTGCAGCCTCTACAGAACATAGATGAGCACAGCGGCCCAAATTTATAAACTCAAGGCGACCAAACAAACGTGCCTGCACGTCTCTGCATACAGAGTACAGATAAGCACAGCGGCCAACAttcattaagaaaataaaaataacccaTCCATTGTTTGGAGATATAAAGACAAAAACATTGGCAGTCTGGCCTTGTACTTCATCTTTAATTAATTCACTTAAAATACGCGGGGGTAAACACAATTCTTCTAGTATTTAAAGGACAATTCCGCTACTAATACTATAGAGAAAATCCAACGTCCTCCCCAAGTGCACGGAAGAGACTGTACAGCAGAAACATTAGCCCACAATGAACATTTTGTTTGGCCAATTTTAAGCAGCACATAAGCAGAAAGCACACCAGAAGCACGTAAGAAAGTTACTTAGAAGTACCATCAAATGAACATGTTACTTCAGTAAGAAGCATGCAGTCCAATCCAATTGAGATGTGCACAGAACTTGCAGCTGACATAAATTATACGAACAAATGCTGGCATATGGAACGAAGGTTATAATTACAAGAAAAATGCTATTCAAAATCTGTCTGCAACCACCTGATGTGACAAGTTAACATAGATATAAAGGGCGTTGCTACATAAAAATGAATTAATACAAGACTTCCACAGAAACTATGAATGTGGAACTTGGCAGATCCGGATATGTACACGCTGAAAAAGGCATGAGAAAATTGGCCAGCAAAATTCAAAGCATCTGCCCAACAACCAACAGAAGATGTGTTTTCACAGAAGCAACTTCTCCTCAGACTTCAAGCTCATATGGCACCAATTACTTCCACCAAGAGCCCAATTTGAAGGTGTCAGCACCGAGTTAATTTTGATATCCTCGACAGTTAAACCAGAACCTTTAAAATCATACGCAGCAAAACTAATTACTTCTCATCAGAAACCTATAATTTCTTGCTAATATCAAAGGTAGAAGCACCAATGGCCCAGCACTCATGTACAATCGCTGCATTCCACATTGATAATTTATTCAAGTGGCAAAGAGAACACTGAACATGAATATTCTGAAAGCATCAAACAGAGCATGATTCAGTTTTCCCTTCAACCACACGTCATTCCTGAAATTATCTGCAACAGCATGTGGAACACTCACTTCACAATGCTTTCAGAAACAGCTTCTGAAGCCACATCTAACTTGCTTCCCCTCTCAGGCTATTTCATCATTTGGATCAAAGTTAACTTGCATGGAACTCTCATCAGCACCATTGGACATCAAAACGGAGATAATGGAGTTACCAACTTTCTCAATGGAGTTATCTACTTTCTCACTGGAGTTGTCAACTGTTGTTTCTATTGTGGAAGGGACAACTGCAAGACCAGCCACATCAACATTTACTGTGTGTACATCCTCTGGTCCAGACTGGGATCTATCCTCAATGTGAGAATTCACTACAGGCTTAGTTTGCATCTCCATTGCACGATGATTTGCACCGGAGTCAAACTGATGTTTCCCCTTGGAAGCTAGTTCTGAAAACTCATCCTCTAAATGACAATCAACAGCTTTAGTCCCTTCTATTGAGATTTTAAGTTCATCAGAAGTAGACTCATTTAGTTTTAATGCATGGGCAATCCCAATATCGCCCTCTTCACAAGGCTGAATATTATCTTTGACAGAAGAAGCCACTTCCAATTTATTTTCCTCCTGTCTATCACCACTTGTATCAGAGATAATGAGACATTTCCTATCAGATGGCAACTCATCTATCTTGTCCCCTGATTCAGAATCAGCACATGTATTCCTCCCAATTGCACCTAAAGTTTTAAGTTCACTAGAAGCAACTAAAGAACTGCTCATCACAGAAGTATCATCTAAGGAAACACCCAGAAAACGGGAATCAGAATTTGTAGGAGATGCATCACCCTGATTATAAGACTGATTATTATCTCCAGCAAGAGAATCTGAATTCGCTTTATTGGCCATCTTGTCCAGATAATGACTTGTGTCAGAGATGTATTGACTTTTCTTCACCAAAGCAGCTTCATCTAACTTATCCCCTGAATCAATATCTGCATTTATAGTCTCCCTAATCAGTACAGAATGTTTTTTGTTCCAGAGATGCATCTAAAGAACTACTAACCACTGGGACATCCCAAACCACCATTATCACACTCATTAAGATCATCAAGCATGGCAGAAGAATCAATACCAGATTTAACTGCCACCTCACATTTAATACTTTCACCATCTTTGAATTCCATTCTTTTTGCACCTGTTGGAAGAAATGCAAAGTTGAATAAaggaagataaaaataaaattttagtggaAAGTAAAAAGAATGCATTTGACGAAAACCTGAGCTGGTAGTCCTGTTCCCATCAATATTTTCCTGGTCCAATAGCTGCTTCTGTAACATATCTATGCCAGCGAACACCAATATATTCATAGACTTCAATTGTTGCTTGAGTGATTCATCAAGAATGGTGAAACCAAAAGCCTTTGTCCATGTATGAGTAAGTTCAGAAATTGCAGGGATAATCAGTTTCTGAATCTTCAAGGAGCACAGTGCCTGGGAAGGAAAGAAGAGATTAACGTAAATTCTGGAAACAAAGCAGGACAAAAGTAAACTGGAGGAAAGATGAAAGCAAAATCCATATTTCAAATTGTTTAGATATGCAAATGCTAAgtgcatatatttattattaccgATTCAATGGCACAAAAAAGCCGACGGCACATCCCTTGATGCCTATATATATGGCGTGTTCCAATGAATGGCATTTCTGCCAACTGAGTTCCATGAAACCTAAACCATGGGCAACACATAATTGTCATAATTCAACTTTATGCTAATCCACGCCACATATCATAGATCTTAAGACCAAATGAACAAAGAACTCCATGCTAAAATCTAAACAAGGCAATAAACAGAGGCATTGTTAATATTTAGCTAACAGAGAAACTAAAACCGTAAAACTAAACTTGCAAGGAAAGTTGATCAATACAAGGAACAAGATGTGTTAAGAGAAGCATTTAAGAACATGACTCCATGccatgtgactttccagataagAAAACTTAATTCCAGGCATTGAACAATCCAACCTCAACCCCCAtagttctttttccttttctttttttttttcctgatagATGAACTAACTCAATCTTTAACAGCAACCATATAATTTTCACTCCAGAGAATTCCATTCAGTATTATTTCTCCAACTTTACTTCTTACTTCACTTCTTTCTTCATATCCTCAAGGCGATAAATTGCATAGAGAATATAACCAATAAATGACCAATAACTTTAAACCTGATGGATGCAGCAGAAATTATTTCATCACCCCTCTCCAGAATAGCAGCATAAAAACCAGTATAATTCAGCCGATTAAAGTTTGATCTGCACATGAT
The Hevea brasiliensis isolate MT/VB/25A 57/8 chromosome 15, ASM3005281v1, whole genome shotgun sequence genome window above contains:
- the LOC110671064 gene encoding uncharacterized protein LOC110671064, whose protein sequence is MAGGSDPKSSFDKPSSSASQRKSRWESSTFTANNPSSDSKSNDKKPAKPASNSNPSPKPNTGPSPKPTSAALPSDPASALPGRSFPLPDLGPPPPPTYGFHMLERRTIVLADGSVRSYFALPPDYQDFPPRPPLPPRFLPMGPTLDFPGAVSGHRFPPMSPEGLGFRDNNQNHNPSTKRKYDGGEEEFRFGNKPNGLYPGPDYRGEFLAGTSSPFRRNLSDESRAGKYIRIAGDSVGVINNHLEVDQNKLKKAFLHFTKVINETEAERNRYLEDGKQGRLQCLACGRSSKDFPDVHALIMHTYNSDNADLNVDHLGLHKALCVLMGWNYSKPPDNAKVYQFLPAEEAAANQDDLIMWPPLVIIHNTVTGKGKDGRMEGLGNKEMDNRIRDLGFASGKSKSLYGRDGHLGITIVKFSGDQLGLKEAVRLAEHFEKEKHGRKAWGCIQPIKIGKDDEKNPNLVKVERNGEKKRILYGYLGMAVDLCTVDFETRKKVSIESQREYKTSK